The window AAAAATTTATTCAATCTCAAATAGCAAATCACCTTTTGAAACCTTCTGCCCCTCTTTGACATATATCTTTTTTATTTTGCCTTCAGCAAGTGGAAATACCTCATTTTCCATCTTCATAGCCTCAAGCACTAAAATAGGGTCTTTAAGAGAGACCATTTCACCTTCACTTTTGAGAATTCTCACTATTGTACCGGGAAGCTGGGCATACACAGCATTTTTGTTTGATGAAGAAATAGATGTTTCTATCGAAGGTTCCTTCTTTGTCTGTGCAACAGTTTTTTCTATTTCAAACTTTGTTTTTGGGGGTGTAAATGTATTTTTTGGAGAAGATGTAACCTCTTCCACTTCAACTAAAAACTCCTGGTCGTTTATTTTAACCTTGAATTTTCTCATTCGCACTTTTACCTCCATCTAAAAAATAATTGTCTCTGTTCAATCATCATCTGTCTCGAAATCTTTTTCCATTTGTTTTGCTGTTTTGTCACATTGGTAATTTTAAAGTTACAATCCTCTAATACTATAGCAAGACATGCACAAATACTTGCAAGTTCTTCTTTTGTAATGGCTGTTATACTGTTTGTGGAAATGTACATATAATAACACCTCTTTTCACATATTCAATCAAGGTTTTAAAGTGGTATATTTCCATGCTTTTTAGGCGGTCTTGACTCTCTTTTTGTGGCTGATATATTCAAAGCTTCAATAATCTTATTTCGTGTAAACTTTGGCTCAATCACATCATCTACATATCCCCTTGCAGCAGCAACGTAAGGATTCGCAAATTTCTGGGTATACTCTAAAATTCGTTTTCGTCTCTCCTCCTCAGGATTTGAAGAAGCTTGAATCTCTTTTCTGAAGATAATATTTGCAGCACCATCAGGCCCCATTACTGCTATTTCTGCTGTTGGCCACGCAAATACAAAATCTGCACCGATATGTTTGCTGCTCATTGCTATATAAGCCCCACCATATGCCTTTCGCAAAATAACGTTAATTTTGGGAACTGTTGCTTCTGAGTAGGCGTATAAAATCTTTGCTCCATGACGAATTATTCCATTGTGCTCTTGGTTAACACCTGGTAAAAAACCAGGTACATCTGTAAATGTCACAATTGGAATGTTAAATGCATCACAGAATCTAACAAATCTTGCTATCTTGTCTGATGAGTCATAATCTAAAACACCAGCATTTACCTTTGGCTGGTTTGCAACAATTCCAACGCTAAAACCACCTATCCTACCAAATCCCACAACTGCGTTTTGAGCAAAGTAAGGTAGAACCTCTAAAAACTCTTCATTATCTACAACCCTGTATATAATGTCTTTTACGTCATATGCCTTATTTGGTTCATCAGGAATAACACTCTCAAGTTCTGGTATTACTCTTTTTCCTGAATCCGAAGACATCACATATGGTGGATCATCCATGTTATTTGAGGGCAAGAATGACAATAGATACTTAATCATATCAAGCAAGGTGTGTTCATCTTCTGCTATAAAATGTGCAACACCGCTTTTTGAATTGTGAGTCAAAGCCCCCCCAAGCTCTTCTAAGGATATCTCCTCACCTGTCACTGCTTTTATTACCTGAGGCCCTGTGACAAACATCTGGCTTGTCTTGTCAACCATAAAAATAAAGTCCATTATTGCTGGAGAATATACAGCACCGCCGGCACAAGGTCCCATTATGGCTGCAATTTGTGGGATTACACCAGATGCCATAGTATTTCTGAAAAATATCTCTCCATACCCGGCCAGAGCATCTACTCCTTCCTGAATTCTCGCACCACCAGAGTCGTTAATGCCAATTACAGGGCAGCCATACTTCATAGCCAAATCCAGCACTTTGCATATCTTTTTGGCATGCATTTCTCCAAGCGAACCACCTACGGACGTAAAATCCTGGGCATATACAAAAACCTTTCTGCCGTTTATTGTACCATATCCTGTCACAACCCCATCTGAGGGTACATATGTGTCTTTCATATCAAAATCTTGGCATCTATGTTCAACAAACATATCAATTTCATTAAAACTACCTTCATCAAGCAGATATTCGATTCGTTCTCTGCAAGTAAGTTTTCTGCTTTCATGTTGTTTTTTTACCTTATCTTCTCCTCCAAGTTTTAATATCCTTTCGCGCCTTTGCTTGAGTTCCTTTAGCTTGTCGGTCATGAAAAAATCCTCCTTAAAAATAGTTTATCATGTAGTATTAATATCTGGTATTAATATATTATGCTAATTTCTATTTTATAACATAAAAAGGGTTTTAGCAAGAAATTTCTGTGTAAAAACTCGAATAGGTGTAAAGATATTTACCACAGCAAAAGAATGTGCAAAAATACTAAGGAGAAGGTTATAAAAAGAATTGAGGCTGCCTCCATCCTGACATGAATATAATTAAAAAATGTAATCTCCCATTCAAAAGAAACATTCAAAAACTACCAGGATGGAAGGGCAGCCTACTATGAATATTATACCATATCACGAAATAAGAAAAATATCTCCCGAAAAAGCAAGAGAATTAGTCCGGAAAGTGTTTGAGGCAAATAACAAAAACGTATCAAAAACTGCTAAAATATTAGGTGTATCAAGAGCTACTATAAGAAGAGCAATTTACGGTCCTCCTGAGGATAAATCAAGAAAACCTAAAACTTGCCCCAGAAAACTTTCTACTGAACTTGAAAATCTCATTATTTAGGAATCTGAAAGAACTGGCGTGAGAATACAGACGTTTGTCTCTTTATCTTTTCAGAAAATATGGCATTAAAATAAGCGAAAACACAATAAAGTCAGTTCTTAAAAGAAATGCTGTTACCTGGGAAAAACAAGAAAGACAAAAAAGGGTGAAAGAAGTTTATATGATTATCTTGACTTTGTCAGTTAAGAGGTGTTTTTGAGCTAACAAAAAATAACAAAGTCTTAATTTATGCGGGTTTCAAGAAGAGAAAAATAAAAAATTTTAAAAAATGTAGGGACAAATTTTAGCTTAATATATACTGAATTTGCTTGACTTTTTAAATATTTTGTGGTACAATATAACAAACTATCTTCAAGGAGTTGCCATATGTTTGTCAAAATTACTAATGCTGGCGGTTATCAGTATGTTAGGTTAGTCGAAAATTACCGTGAAAATGGTAAAGTAAAGCAAAGAGTACTATTTAACTTTGGTAGACTTGATATTCTCAAAGATGACCCCGCTTTTAAAAACATTGTAAAAAAACTATCTGATATTGTCGCTGAAACAACTACTGAGAATGCAAAAGCTGTTACTATTGAATCTGAAGAAGATATTTCGGATGCAGTTGTAAAAAACTGGGGATACATTGTATACAGAAAGTTATGGCAGGAGCTTGAAATTGATAAGTTTTTAAAAGGGAAAGCAGCAAAAGAGAGAAAGATAAAATTTGATGTAGACAAAGTAAGTTTTTTAATGACCATACAGAGATTGATAGAGCCAATGAGCAAACTAAGAACTTATCATCAGAGAAGCAAATATTTTGGATTTGAAGAGGATATAGATTTGAATCAATTGTACAGGTGTTTAGATTTTCTTGACAGTGTAAAAGAAGATTTAGAGACATACCTGTATCAGAGAAATAAAGACTTATTTAAGATGGTAGTTGATGTAGTGTTTTATGATGTGACGACAATATACTTTGAGAGTTGTAGAGCGGATGAACTTAAAAATTTTGGGTTTAGCAAAGACAACAAGGTAAATGAAGTGCAAGTTGTATTAGGGCTTTTGGTGGACAAAGAAGGCAGACCGATAGGGTATGAACTTTTTCCTGGTAATACGATAGATAGCAAGACGATGGTAAAGATACTGAGGAAGCTGAAGGAAAAATTTAGTATAGATAAGATAATAATAGTAGCAGACAAAGGGCTTAACAGCAGAATAAATTTAAAGATGATAAAAGAAGCTGGGTACGACTATATAGTAGCAAGCAGATTAAAGAATGCAAGTAAAGAAATTTTAGATGAAGTTTTTAATGAAGAAGGATATAAAAGACTTGATGGCAAAAGATGTTTGAATGCTGAAGAAATTTATGGTGATGAATTCAAATATAAGGTATTGGAAAGAACAAATATTGTCAAGGATGAAGAGGGTAAAGAGTTCAAAATAGAAGAGAATTTGATAATAACGTATTCAAGCAAGAGAGCCAAGAAAGACAAAGAAGACAGAGAGAGATTGGTAAGAAAAGCCAAAGAGCTTTTAGAGAACAAAGGAAGCATAACAGCCTTAGAAAAGAAAGGTGCAAGGAAATATTTGAAGAAGAAATCAAAATCAGAAGAATATGTATTGGATGAGGAAGCGATAAAACGAGATGAGAAATTTGACGGTTATTATGCAATTCAAACGAGCAAAAAGGATATGGATGTAGAAGAGGTTTTAGGAGCATATCACGATTTATGGAAGATAGAACAGTCATTCAGAGTAATGAAAAGCTGTTTAGAAGTGCGACCGATATATCACTTTACAGAAAGCAGAATAAAAGGACATTTTGTGATATGTTTTTTGGCATTTTTACTGCAAAGGACATTGGAATATATTTTGAGGAGAAAAGGTAAAGGAATAAGTAGTGAAAGGATAATGGAAGCAATATATTCAATGAACTTTTTTGAAATAGAGATAAAAGGGAAGAAATATTTGATAAAGCAAAGAATTGAGGGAGGAGCTGGAGATATACTGAATGTAATAAAGATAAAGGGTCCAAAAAACTTCATGACATATGAGGAAGGCTTAGAATTTATTGGTATTAGCAAATGATGTAGTGACAAAATTGAGGTCCATATTTTGTCAATCCCAGTCCTCCCAAGCTTTTTGAGCTTCAAACTGACAAAGTCAAGATTATTTAGGAATCTGAAAGAACTGGCGTGAGAATACAGACGTTTGTCTCTTTATCTTTTCAGAAAATATGGCATTAAAATAAGCGAAAACACAATAAAGTCAGTTCTTAAAAGAAATGCTGTTACCTGGGAAAAACAAGAAAGACAAAAAAGGGTGAAAGAAGTTTATATGATTATGAAGCTCTCATTCCATTTTCTGAGTTTCAACTTGATACAAAGCATCTTTTAGACAAAGACAGCCTTCCTGAAGAAGTATACGAACATATGAAAAAACACAATTTACCTTGCTATGAGTGGAACATGATAGATATTGCAACAAGAGCAAGATTTACAGCTTACTCCTATGAAATTTCATCTGCTTTTGGCTTCATGTTTGTATCTTTGGTTGCTTTATGGTTAAGAACACATAATGTAAGAAATCCAATAAAAACCCGATTGGACAATGGAGAAGAATTTTGCGGAGGAAGTGAAAGAAAGCTAAAGGAGTGGAATAAGATGTTTTCTATTTTAGGAGTAGAACTAAATCCTATTCCACCAAGAGCAAAACATCTTATGGGGGTAATTGAAAATTCACATCGAGCAGATGACGAATATTTGGCAATAGATTCATGCTGAGAGATGTAAAAACAAAGAAGAATTTGTTCAGAGAGCTCAAAGGTGGCAGGATACGTGGAACTTTTTTAGACCTCATAATTGTAAAGGAATGAATGGGAGGACACCATTTGAAAAGTTCATAAATTCGAAATCTTTGGCCTCCTCCCACGTTTTTCAGTTTCCTACGTTACTTCTTGAGGACATTCTGAAGAAAGTAGGTACTTTCTATTCTCTGTTCTGTAATAAATTAGGTGGTAAATATGTCTTCACCAAGTGCCTTTCTGTGTAAAAACGCAAAAAGGGTGTGACTAAGACCTTCATTGTTTCCAGAAAGTAGGACTTAGTCACACCCTTCTTCTTTTCTATACAACCTTTTTATCTTTAGCCAAGTAAAAGAATAAGTTCTCGTACAATCTTTGCTGCAAGAAGAGATGTTCTATCTGAAATATCATAATAAGGAGAAACTTCTACAATATCTGCACCTATAATATCAAGGTCCTTCATTTTTAAGATTATTTCCAAAAACTGAGAAGAGGTAAGTCCTCCTGGTTCAGGGGTTCCGGTGCCAGGTGCAAATGCCGGGTCAACAACGTCAATGTCAATTGATAAATATATTTTTTTGTTTTGTAGTTTCGGAAGAACTTCAAAGAGCTTTTCCATTTCGTAAATGAAAAATATATTGCTGTTTTCTTTTGCAAACAAAATTTCATCTTCTGAACCAGATCTTATACCAAATTGGTATAGATTTTTAAACTCGATTACTTCACCAGCCCTTCTCATAACTGTTGCATGAGAAAGTTTCTCGCCCATATAGTCGTCTCTCATATCAGCATGAGCGTCAAAGTGTAAAACAACAAGTTCATCATACATCTCCTTTGCTGCTTTTATGAGAGGAAAACTTATAAGATGCTCCCCACCCAAGAAAATAGGAATTTTATCATCTTGAAATACTTTTTTACCAAACTCGAATATTATGTCGATGCACTTATCTACATTTCCAAAAGGGAGTTCTAAATCTCCCATATCGCAAAAAACTTTATTAAAGAGGTTTTTGTTCTGATATACTGAATATTCTTCAAGTCCACTTGATACTTCTCTTATTTTGCTCGGTCCAAAACGTGAACCAGGTTTGAAACTTACTGTAAAGTCCAAAGGTATTCCAGCAAGTACAACTTTACTGTTCAGATAATCTTCAGATGAGCACAGGAAAGAGTTCTTATACAGCTTAAAGTTCATCCATTTCCCCTCTACTCAATGATTTTTTGAACAAACGTAGGTAGCGCAAAAAGTGCTTTGTGAAGCTCAGGATTATAATACTTTGTGTCGATTTTCTTGATCTTTGAAATATCTACCTCAAGCGGGTCGTATTTTTTAGAACCCATTGTAAAACTCCAAAGTCCGCTCGGATATGTTGGAATAAAACCAAGATATAGCCTTGCTATTGGAAAGATTGATTTTATTGAGTGAAATACGTTTCTTATTAAATCTTGATCATAAAAAGGAGACTCTGTTTGCGCAACGAAAAGTCCATCCTCTTTGAGGCATTCATACACTGCTTGGTAAAAGTTGCTCTCAAATAATCCCACAGCTGGACCAACAGGGTCGGTTGAGTCAACTATTATAACATCAAACATATTTTTATTTTCTGATACAAATTTTATTCCATCTGTGATTATAACCTCTGCTCTCTTGTCATCAAGTGCACAGCTTATCTCAGGAAGATATTTTTTACTTGCTTCAATTACTTCTTCATCAATCTCTACCAAATATGCTTTTTCTACCTCTTCATGCTTTAATATTTCTCTTATAACTCCGCCGTCTCCACCACCAATAACCGCAACCTTTTTGGGATTGGGATGAGTAAATAGAGGAACATGAGCTATCAGTTCATGATAACAAAATTCATCAGCAATTGTTGTCTGGACAGCTCCGTCCAAGACAAGCATCTTGCCAAATTGCTTTGTTTCAAGTATCGCCAGATCTTGATATTTCGTTTTGGCTGTGTAAATAGTCTTTGTTATTTTGCATGTAAACCCTAAATCTGGAGTTTGTTGCTCAATAAACCACAATTCCATCTCAGCCAATTTTTTTAACCTCCTCACTTTAAACTTTAAACAACAGTGAATATATTACAATATCCTTTTCAAGAATTCAAGTTATTAATTTTTTCTTCCAAGTTCATCGATATATTTTAACATTTTATTCTTTTCAATGACTTGGGAAAATGATATATATTCAGAAGCAAAGTTTAATGCCGTTACAATAAATAAAGTCACCCAAACCAAAACACTGTTAGTATTCACACTATAAATGTCGCTTACGATTAAGAAAAATATATAGCCTATCACATTTGAACCTGCATCGCCCAGCATATATATCTCTTTAATATCACCAATAAAAACAGGTATTAATAAAATTAAAAGCGAAATGTAAAAAGGAACCCAACTGATAAAAATTCCAAGGAGTGCCAAGAAGATAAATAGAGCTTTTATACACCTGCCTGGTCGCAAATCAAAGAGATTAAACAAGTTAATACAGAGTGCCCCAAAAACGGTATATAAAAGAGATCTAAAAATATCCTGGGTTATATAAACACTCCCAATCAAAAGTACAATAGGAATTAATGTCATCTTTATAAGTCCAGTTGAAACCTCACTGTCTTTCAAAAGCCTTTTGAAATGTCCTCTGAACCCTTTGCTTTTGTCATCACCAAATATATCATCAATAAAACCTACTATTGAGATTGACAAAAAACTCAGAAAAACCACTAAATAATTTGTTTTTTTAACATTGACGTACTCTAAAAAAGTGAAAAAGGCTAATACAGTTCCAAGTACAATGCCTATGCAACATGGAATCTTTTTACCTTTATAATTTTGTTTGAGTAGCTTGTTTTTCTTTTTCAAATATTTGGTTGAAATACACAGTAACAGAATCTCAATTAACATTGACAGAAGAAGCTGAAATATATAAATCTTTTTACAACCTCCATCTCTTAGAAATAAAAACTGCAAATATGTCCTTCAGCTGATGCAATTTATGTAAAAGGTCTTGAATACTT is drawn from Caldicellulosiruptor naganoensis and contains these coding sequences:
- a CDS encoding acyl-CoA carboxylase subunit beta; the protein is MTDKLKELKQRRERILKLGGEDKVKKQHESRKLTCRERIEYLLDEGSFNEIDMFVEHRCQDFDMKDTYVPSDGVVTGYGTINGRKVFVYAQDFTSVGGSLGEMHAKKICKVLDLAMKYGCPVIGINDSGGARIQEGVDALAGYGEIFFRNTMASGVIPQIAAIMGPCAGGAVYSPAIMDFIFMVDKTSQMFVTGPQVIKAVTGEEISLEELGGALTHNSKSGVAHFIAEDEHTLLDMIKYLLSFLPSNNMDDPPYVMSSDSGKRVIPELESVIPDEPNKAYDVKDIIYRVVDNEEFLEVLPYFAQNAVVGFGRIGGFSVGIVANQPKVNAGVLDYDSSDKIARFVRFCDAFNIPIVTFTDVPGFLPGVNQEHNGIIRHGAKILYAYSEATVPKINVILRKAYGGAYIAMSSKHIGADFVFAWPTAEIAVMGPDGAANIIFRKEIQASSNPEEERRKRILEYTQKFANPYVAAARGYVDDVIEPKFTRNKIIEALNISATKRESRPPKKHGNIPL
- the speE gene encoding polyamine aminopropyltransferase yields the protein MELWFIEQQTPDLGFTCKITKTIYTAKTKYQDLAILETKQFGKMLVLDGAVQTTIADEFCYHELIAHVPLFTHPNPKKVAVIGGGDGGVIREILKHEEVEKAYLVEIDEEVIEASKKYLPEISCALDDKRAEVIITDGIKFVSENKNMFDVIIVDSTDPVGPAVGLFESNFYQAVYECLKEDGLFVAQTESPFYDQDLIRNVFHSIKSIFPIARLYLGFIPTYPSGLWSFTMGSKKYDPLEVDISKIKKIDTKYYNPELHKALFALPTFVQKIIE
- the speB gene encoding agmatinase; translation: MNFKLYKNSFLCSSEDYLNSKVVLAGIPLDFTVSFKPGSRFGPSKIREVSSGLEEYSVYQNKNLFNKVFCDMGDLELPFGNVDKCIDIIFEFGKKVFQDDKIPIFLGGEHLISFPLIKAAKEMYDELVVLHFDAHADMRDDYMGEKLSHATVMRRAGEVIEFKNLYQFGIRSGSEDEILFAKENSNIFFIYEMEKLFEVLPKLQNKKIYLSIDIDVVDPAFAPGTGTPEPGGLTSSQFLEIILKMKDLDIIGADIVEVSPYYDISDRTSLLAAKIVRELILLLG
- a CDS encoding biotin/lipoyl-containing protein, which gives rise to MRKFKVKINDQEFLVEVEEVTSSPKNTFTPPKTKFEIEKTVAQTKKEPSIETSISSSNKNAVYAQLPGTIVRILKSEGEMVSLKDPILVLEAMKMENEVFPLAEGKIKKIYVKEGQKVSKGDLLFEIE
- a CDS encoding IS1634 family transposase — translated: MFVKITNAGGYQYVRLVENYRENGKVKQRVLFNFGRLDILKDDPAFKNIVKKLSDIVAETTTENAKAVTIESEEDISDAVVKNWGYIVYRKLWQELEIDKFLKGKAAKERKIKFDVDKVSFLMTIQRLIEPMSKLRTYHQRSKYFGFEEDIDLNQLYRCLDFLDSVKEDLETYLYQRNKDLFKMVVDVVFYDVTTIYFESCRADELKNFGFSKDNKVNEVQVVLGLLVDKEGRPIGYELFPGNTIDSKTMVKILRKLKEKFSIDKIIIVADKGLNSRINLKMIKEAGYDYIVASRLKNASKEILDEVFNEEGYKRLDGKRCLNAEEIYGDEFKYKVLERTNIVKDEEGKEFKIEENLIITYSSKRAKKDKEDRERLVRKAKELLENKGSITALEKKGARKYLKKKSKSEEYVLDEEAIKRDEKFDGYYAIQTSKKDMDVEEVLGAYHDLWKIEQSFRVMKSCLEVRPIYHFTESRIKGHFVICFLAFLLQRTLEYILRRKGKGISSERIMEAIYSMNFFEIEIKGKKYLIKQRIEGGAGDILNVIKIKGPKNFMTYEEGLEFIGISK